From Priestia aryabhattai, one genomic window encodes:
- the trpC gene encoding indole-3-glycerol phosphate synthase TrpC, which translates to MLNKIIETKKEEIQNLQLPEQQNVTKRSFIEALSNPNRELALIAEVKKASPSKGLIKENFQPVEIAKAYEEGKADALSVLTDEHYFQGHRTFLSDIKQHVSIPVLRKDFIIDSIQVEESARIGADAILLIGEALEPLKLQELYLQAAEKELDCLVEVHSLETLEQLLAVFTPKIIGINNRNLHTFETSVEQTKEIAKHVPKEQLLVSESGIYLYDDVSYVKEAGAKAILVGESLMRQDNQTKAIEKLFGESEYAY; encoded by the coding sequence ATGCTCAATAAAATTATTGAAACAAAAAAAGAAGAAATTCAAAACTTACAGTTACCCGAGCAGCAAAATGTTACAAAACGATCATTTATAGAAGCTTTATCAAATCCCAATCGAGAGCTGGCTCTTATTGCAGAAGTGAAAAAAGCCTCTCCTTCCAAAGGATTAATAAAAGAGAATTTTCAGCCTGTGGAAATTGCTAAAGCCTACGAAGAAGGAAAAGCAGATGCTCTGTCTGTGTTAACGGATGAGCACTATTTTCAAGGACATCGAACGTTTTTAAGTGATATTAAACAGCATGTCTCTATCCCTGTGCTTCGCAAGGATTTCATCATTGATTCCATTCAAGTGGAAGAAAGTGCAAGAATCGGTGCCGATGCTATTTTACTCATTGGAGAAGCACTTGAACCCTTAAAATTGCAAGAGCTTTATCTTCAAGCTGCTGAAAAAGAGTTAGATTGTTTAGTAGAAGTGCATTCTTTAGAAACGCTCGAACAGCTGTTAGCTGTATTTACGCCGAAGATTATCGGAATTAATAACCGAAACCTTCATACGTTTGAAACCAGCGTGGAGCAGACAAAAGAAATCGCCAAGCACGTTCCGAAAGAACAGCTGTTAGTGAGTGAAAGCGGCATTTACTTATACGATGATGTTTCTTACGTAAAAGAAGCGGGAGCAAAAGCTATTTTAGTAGGAGAATCGCTTATGAGACAGGATAATCAAACCAAAGCGATTGAAAAGCTGTTTGGGGAAAGTGAATATGCTTATTAA